In a single window of the Cupriavidus sp. P-10 genome:
- a CDS encoding DMT family transporter codes for MNTKLVTAQAAPADRHAVKASLSILLGASVWGIAWFPYRVLAGWGLGGMHAAALVSAVAAVLSMLAFRRQLAGLRPHWLFVAIGLAAGVTNAGFVWGSVNGHVMRVLLLFYLTPVWTALFARLFLGERLSAAGLGLVALALFGAGLMLWTPEVGVPLPGNAAEWSGLVGGMGFAVNNVLSRRAGQRFPDMDARVRTVVVFLGCTVVGVPAALLLDGTSVVVAAGAQVSVAMLVLGLAAVLVVSNSVVQYGLQRLPANRVSLLMLFEIVIAAVSAWWLATEVLSWKEAAGGLCIVAAGALSGLVHRSRPARASAVADAELAA; via the coding sequence ATGAACACGAAACTCGTTACGGCGCAGGCTGCGCCGGCCGACCGCCATGCGGTCAAGGCATCACTTTCCATCCTGCTGGGGGCCTCGGTCTGGGGCATCGCCTGGTTTCCGTACCGCGTGCTGGCCGGCTGGGGGCTGGGCGGCATGCACGCCGCCGCGTTGGTCAGCGCGGTCGCCGCGGTGCTGTCGATGCTGGCGTTCCGCCGCCAGCTGGCCGGGCTGCGCCCGCACTGGCTCTTTGTCGCAATCGGGCTGGCGGCGGGGGTGACCAATGCAGGCTTTGTCTGGGGCAGCGTCAACGGCCATGTCATGCGCGTGCTGCTGCTGTTCTACCTGACGCCGGTCTGGACCGCGCTGTTCGCGCGGCTGTTCCTGGGTGAGCGGCTGTCGGCGGCCGGGCTGGGGCTGGTGGCGCTGGCCCTGTTCGGCGCGGGGCTGATGCTGTGGACGCCGGAGGTCGGCGTGCCACTGCCGGGCAACGCCGCGGAATGGTCGGGGCTGGTCGGCGGCATGGGCTTTGCCGTCAACAACGTGCTGTCGCGCCGGGCCGGCCAGCGCTTTCCCGACATGGATGCGCGCGTGCGTACCGTGGTGGTGTTTCTCGGTTGCACCGTGGTCGGCGTGCCGGCGGCACTGCTGCTGGATGGCACCTCGGTGGTGGTCGCGGCGGGCGCGCAGGTCAGCGTCGCCATGCTGGTGCTGGGCCTGGCCGCGGTGCTGGTGGTCAGCAATTCGGTGGTGCAGTACGGCCTGCAGCGGCTGCCGGCCAACCGGGTGTCACTGCTGATGCTGTTCGAGATCGTGATCGCGGCGGTATCGGCGTGGTGGCTGGCGACCGAGGTGCTGAGCTGGAAGGAGGCGGCCGGCGGGCTGTGCATTGTCGCGGCCGGGGCCTTGTCGGGGCTGGTGCACCGGAGCCGGCCGGCGCGTGCTTCGGCAGTGGCTGACGCCGAACTGGCAGCTTGA
- the dapC gene encoding succinyldiaminopimelate transaminase, producing the protein MNPRLDLLQPYPFEKLRVLFSQVTPADKPAISFGIGEPKHPTPEFIKQALAGSLSGLANYPTTAGSDALRQCIAGWLERRYGLPKVNAATEVLPVTGSREALFAFAQTVVDGTRPGALVMCPNPFYQIYEGGALLAGATPVFANSDPARNFAPAFDRIGEDVWQNVQLLFVCTPGNPTGAVLSLDDWKQLFALSDRYGFVIASDECYSEIYFDEGRAPLGALEAAHKLGRANGANPFERLVMFSSLSKRSNVPGLRSGFVAGDAALLKKFLLYRTYHGGAMNPAVQTASIAAWNDEDHVRENRAAYVRKFSEVTPMLAEVLDVALPDAGFYLWADVSRTGLSDTEFATRLLAEQNVTVLPGSYLAREADGINPGANRVRMALVATPEECLEGARRIVEFCKSLG; encoded by the coding sequence GTGAATCCGCGCCTCGACCTGCTCCAGCCCTACCCGTTCGAGAAACTGCGGGTGCTCTTTTCGCAGGTAACGCCTGCCGACAAACCGGCGATCAGCTTCGGCATCGGCGAACCCAAGCACCCGACGCCCGAGTTCATCAAGCAAGCGCTGGCCGGGTCGCTTTCGGGACTGGCGAATTATCCCACAACGGCCGGTTCCGATGCACTACGACAGTGCATCGCGGGCTGGCTGGAACGCCGCTACGGCCTGCCCAAGGTCAATGCCGCGACCGAAGTGCTGCCGGTGACCGGCTCGCGCGAGGCGCTGTTCGCCTTTGCCCAGACCGTGGTTGACGGCACCAGGCCCGGCGCGCTGGTGATGTGCCCGAACCCGTTCTACCAGATCTACGAAGGCGGCGCGCTGCTGGCCGGCGCCACGCCGGTGTTCGCCAACAGCGACCCGGCGCGCAACTTTGCCCCGGCGTTCGACCGCATTGGCGAAGACGTGTGGCAGAACGTGCAACTGCTGTTCGTCTGCACGCCTGGCAATCCGACCGGCGCGGTGCTGTCGCTGGACGACTGGAAGCAGCTGTTCGCGCTGTCGGACCGCTACGGCTTCGTGATTGCGTCGGACGAGTGCTATTCGGAAATCTATTTCGACGAAGGCCGCGCTCCGCTGGGTGCGCTGGAAGCCGCGCACAAGCTCGGCCGCGCGAATGGGGCCAACCCCTTCGAACGGCTGGTGATGTTCTCCAGCCTGTCCAAGCGCTCCAACGTGCCGGGGCTGCGTTCCGGCTTTGTCGCCGGCGACGCCGCGCTGCTGAAGAAATTCCTGCTATACCGTACCTATCATGGCGGCGCGATGAACCCGGCGGTGCAGACTGCCAGCATCGCCGCCTGGAACGATGAGGACCACGTGCGCGAGAACCGCGCCGCCTACGTGCGCAAGTTCAGCGAAGTGACGCCGATGCTGGCCGAGGTGCTGGACGTGGCGCTGCCCGATGCCGGTTTCTACCTGTGGGCCGATGTCTCGCGCACCGGCCTGAGCGATACCGAATTCGCCACGCGGCTGCTGGCCGAGCAGAACGTGACCGTGCTGCCCGGCAGCTACCTGGCGCGCGAAGCCGACGGCATCAACCCGGGCGCCAACCGGGTGCGCATGGCACTGGTCGCCACGCCGGAGGAATGCCTGGAAGGCGCGCGCCGCATCGTCGAATTCTGCAAATCGCTGGGCTGA
- the dapD gene encoding 2,3,4,5-tetrahydropyridine-2,6-dicarboxylate N-succinyltransferase, which translates to MTQALQALIDQAWEDRTSLSPKSAPNDIREAVANVIGQLDAGTLRVAEKQGKDWIVNQWVKKAVLLSFRLEDNAPMSAGGFAQFYDKVPTKFANWSGDDFAKAGFRVVPPAVARRGSFIARNAVLMPSYVNIGAYVDEGTMVDTWATVGSCAQIGKNVHLSGGVGIGGVLEPLQANPVIIEDNCFIGARSEVVEGVIVEENSVISMGVYLGQSTKIYDRETGEIHYGRVPAGSVVVAGNLPSKDGKYSLYCAVIVKKVDAQTRAKTSLNDLLRGD; encoded by the coding sequence ATGACGCAAGCACTGCAAGCCCTGATCGACCAGGCCTGGGAAGACCGCACCAGCCTGTCGCCCAAGTCCGCCCCCAACGACATCCGCGAAGCCGTGGCCAACGTCATCGGCCAGCTGGATGCCGGCACGCTGCGCGTGGCCGAGAAGCAGGGCAAGGACTGGATCGTCAACCAGTGGGTCAAGAAGGCCGTGCTGCTGTCGTTCCGCCTGGAAGACAACGCACCGATGAGCGCCGGCGGCTTCGCCCAGTTCTACGACAAGGTGCCGACCAAGTTCGCCAACTGGAGCGGCGACGACTTCGCCAAGGCCGGCTTCCGCGTGGTGCCGCCCGCCGTGGCCCGCCGCGGTTCGTTCATCGCCAGGAACGCCGTGCTGATGCCGTCGTACGTCAACATCGGCGCCTATGTCGATGAAGGCACCATGGTCGACACCTGGGCCACCGTCGGTTCGTGCGCGCAGATCGGCAAGAACGTCCACCTGTCGGGTGGCGTGGGCATCGGCGGCGTGCTGGAACCGCTGCAGGCCAACCCGGTCATCATCGAAGACAACTGCTTCATCGGCGCCCGTTCGGAAGTCGTGGAAGGCGTGATCGTGGAAGAAAACTCGGTGATCTCGATGGGCGTGTACCTGGGCCAGTCGACCAAGATCTACGACCGCGAAACCGGCGAGATCCACTATGGCCGCGTGCCGGCCGGTTCGGTCGTGGTCGCTGGCAACCTGCCGTCCAAGGATGGCAAGTACAGCCTGTACTGCGCCGTGATCGTGAAGAAGGTCGACGCGCAGACCCGCGCCAAGACCAGCCTGAACGACCTGCTGCGCGGCGACTAA
- a CDS encoding arsenate reductase, giving the protein MTVLLYGIPNCDTVKKARTWLDANGVAYTFHDFKKQGVDEAMLRGWLRHVPLATLLNRKGTTYRALSDADKARAEEEAGAIALMQQSPSLIKRPVLAHDGKVMVGFSADQYASQF; this is encoded by the coding sequence ATGACCGTCCTGCTCTACGGCATTCCCAACTGCGATACCGTCAAGAAAGCCCGCACCTGGCTGGACGCCAACGGCGTGGCCTACACCTTCCACGACTTCAAGAAGCAAGGCGTGGATGAAGCCATGCTGCGCGGCTGGCTCAGGCACGTGCCGCTGGCCACGCTGCTCAACCGCAAGGGCACCACGTATCGGGCACTGTCGGATGCCGACAAGGCCCGCGCCGAGGAAGAAGCCGGCGCGATCGCCCTGATGCAGCAGAGCCCGTCGCTGATCAAGCGCCCGGTGCTGGCCCACGATGGCAAGGTGATGGTGGGCTTTTCCGCCGACCAGTACGCCAGCCAGTTCTGA
- the dapE gene encoding succinyl-diaminopimelate desuccinylase, which yields MTATLALTEDLIRRRSVTPADEGCQAILETRLKALGFDCEAIVSGPDDFRVTNLWAVRRGTQGKDGKLLVFAGHTDVVPTGPLEQWHSDPFEPTHRDGKLYGRGAADMKTSIAGFVVAVEEFVKAHPAHAGSIGFLITSDEEGPAHDGTIKVVEALTARGERLDYCVIGEPTSVNALGDMVKNGRRGSLSGKLTVKGIQCHIAYPHLGRNPIHEAAPAMAELAAELWDEGNEYFPPTSWQMSNIHGGTGATNVIPGHVTIDFNFRFSTASTPEGLKARVHAILDRHSLEYTLDWTLGGEPFLTPRGDLSEALSAAIHAETGFDTELSTTGGTSDGRFIAKICPQVIEFGPPNASIHKIDEHVEVRFIDPLKNVYRGVLERLIA from the coding sequence ATGACCGCCACCCTCGCCCTCACCGAAGACCTGATCCGCCGCCGCTCCGTCACGCCCGCCGACGAAGGCTGCCAGGCCATCCTGGAAACCCGCCTGAAGGCGCTCGGCTTCGACTGCGAAGCCATCGTCAGCGGTCCGGACGATTTCCGCGTGACCAACCTGTGGGCGGTCAGGCGCGGCACGCAGGGCAAGGACGGCAAGCTGCTGGTGTTCGCCGGCCATACCGACGTGGTGCCGACCGGCCCGCTGGAGCAGTGGCACTCGGATCCGTTCGAGCCGACCCACCGCGACGGCAAGCTGTACGGCCGCGGCGCGGCCGACATGAAGACCTCGATCGCCGGCTTCGTGGTGGCGGTGGAGGAATTCGTCAAGGCGCATCCCGCGCATGCCGGATCGATCGGTTTCCTGATCACCAGCGACGAAGAAGGCCCGGCGCATGACGGCACCATCAAGGTCGTCGAAGCGCTGACCGCGCGCGGCGAGCGCCTGGACTACTGCGTGATCGGCGAGCCGACCTCGGTCAACGCGCTCGGCGACATGGTCAAGAACGGCCGCCGTGGCTCGCTGTCGGGCAAGCTGACGGTCAAGGGCATCCAGTGCCATATCGCGTATCCGCACCTGGGCCGCAACCCGATCCACGAAGCCGCCCCGGCAATGGCCGAACTGGCCGCCGAGCTCTGGGACGAAGGCAACGAGTATTTCCCGCCGACCAGCTGGCAGATGTCGAACATCCACGGCGGCACCGGCGCCACCAACGTGATCCCGGGCCACGTCACCATCGACTTCAATTTCCGCTTCTCGACCGCCAGCACGCCCGAAGGCCTGAAGGCGCGCGTGCATGCGATCCTGGACCGCCACAGCCTCGAATACACGCTGGACTGGACCCTCGGTGGCGAGCCCTTCCTGACGCCGCGCGGCGATCTGTCCGAGGCGCTGTCCGCGGCGATCCACGCCGAAACCGGCTTCGACACCGAGCTCTCGACCACCGGCGGTACCTCCGACGGCCGCTTTATCGCCAAGATCTGCCCGCAGGTGATCGAGTTCGGCCCGCCCAACGCCAGCATCCACAAGATCGACGAGCACGTCGAGGTGCGCTTCATCGACCCGCTGAAGAACGTTTACCGCGGCGTGCTGGAACGCCTGATCGCCTGA
- the prmB gene encoding 50S ribosomal protein L3 N(5)-glutamine methyltransferase gives MATPSPLRTVRDLLRLAVSRFTAARLSFGHGSANAYDEAAYLVLHTLNLPLDTLDPFLDARLLPEEIDAVLKVIDRRVNERVPAAYITHEAYMHGLRFYVDSRVIVPRSFIGELLQEGLEPWIGETDQIGPVLELCTGSGCLPILAAHVWPKAKIDTVDISPDALAVARRNVADYKMDDRIHLYEGDLYAPLPHGATYDVILTNPPYVNETSMQALPAEYQAEPRIALAGGDDGMDVVRRIIAGAKARLNPGGVLVVEIGNEHANVEAAFPDLEIVWLPVSAGEEQVFLLTYDALPG, from the coding sequence ATGGCAACGCCCTCTCCCCTGCGCACCGTGCGCGACCTGCTGCGTCTCGCAGTCTCGCGCTTTACCGCCGCGCGCCTGTCCTTCGGCCACGGCAGCGCCAACGCCTATGACGAGGCAGCCTACCTGGTGCTGCACACGCTGAACCTGCCGCTCGACACGCTCGACCCGTTCCTCGATGCGCGCCTGCTGCCCGAGGAAATCGACGCCGTGCTGAAGGTCATCGACCGCCGCGTCAACGAGCGCGTGCCGGCCGCTTACATCACGCACGAGGCCTATATGCATGGCCTGCGCTTCTACGTCGACTCGCGCGTGATCGTGCCGCGCAGCTTTATCGGCGAACTGCTGCAGGAAGGACTGGAGCCGTGGATTGGCGAAACCGACCAGATCGGCCCGGTGCTGGAACTGTGCACCGGCTCCGGCTGCCTGCCGATCCTGGCCGCGCATGTGTGGCCGAAGGCGAAGATCGATACCGTCGACATCTCGCCCGACGCGCTGGCCGTGGCGCGCCGCAACGTTGCCGACTACAAGATGGACGACCGCATCCATCTGTACGAAGGCGACCTGTACGCGCCGCTGCCGCATGGTGCGACCTACGATGTGATCCTGACCAACCCGCCGTACGTCAACGAAACCTCGATGCAGGCGCTGCCGGCCGAATACCAGGCCGAGCCGCGCATCGCGCTGGCCGGCGGGGACGACGGCATGGACGTAGTGCGTCGGATCATCGCCGGCGCCAAGGCGCGGCTGAATCCGGGTGGCGTGCTGGTGGTCGAGATCGGCAACGAGCATGCCAACGTGGAGGCTGCCTTCCCCGACCTGGAAATCGTCTGGCTGCCGGTCAGCGCGGGCGAAGAGCAGGTGTTCTTGCTGACGTACGACGCATTGCCGGGCTGA
- a CDS encoding MFS transporter, giving the protein MTASNSPLPGSPPGSNALPARAATTHAVRGIAILTFAFALSQFFRSCLAVMAPELQHDFGLSPAGYGALSSSFFLAFAVAQIPVGIAFDRYGVGRPTALLLAVGALSSIVFVLAPNGTAATLAQVGLGLACAPVFMGLLHFASEQLSERDYTRVVSRSNATGMIGSLCATAPLGWAISLIGWRPSMAVSALGMVAACYGVWRFVRDHGHAEARSASWPAMLSESVQLLKLAPLWTLIPLCVAMAAGTAFRNAWSGPYLAEVFGLGSATRGVALTLLSLAGFLTAFLLPVLVRRSTLKTTIAAWSCFAMSGAILLALWPATGIGYAVAMMALLSTIGMLHPLVMAQGRGLIPPSQRGRGLGLLNTFVFLGSALTSWAFGLIANAGHVRQWPVASTYAAIFVSAAVLVALSLIPYFFSPPHPAN; this is encoded by the coding sequence GTGACCGCCAGCAACTCCCCCCTTCCCGGATCCCCACCCGGTTCCAACGCCCTGCCCGCCCGGGCCGCGACGACGCATGCCGTGCGCGGCATCGCCATCCTGACCTTCGCCTTCGCGCTCAGCCAGTTCTTCCGCTCCTGCCTGGCAGTGATGGCGCCGGAACTGCAGCATGACTTCGGGCTGTCGCCGGCAGGGTACGGCGCACTCTCTTCATCGTTCTTCCTGGCCTTCGCCGTGGCGCAGATCCCGGTGGGCATCGCCTTCGATCGCTACGGCGTCGGACGCCCCACCGCGCTGCTGCTCGCCGTTGGCGCGCTGTCGTCGATCGTGTTCGTGCTGGCGCCCAACGGCACCGCGGCCACGCTGGCGCAGGTGGGGCTGGGGCTGGCATGCGCACCGGTGTTCATGGGCCTGCTGCATTTCGCCTCGGAGCAACTCTCCGAACGCGATTACACCCGCGTGGTCAGCCGCTCCAACGCCACCGGCATGATCGGCTCGCTGTGCGCGACCGCGCCGCTTGGCTGGGCCATCTCGCTGATCGGCTGGCGGCCATCGATGGCGGTATCGGCGCTGGGCATGGTGGCGGCCTGCTACGGCGTGTGGCGCTTCGTGCGCGACCATGGCCATGCCGAGGCTCGCAGCGCCTCGTGGCCGGCGATGCTGTCGGAAAGCGTGCAGCTGCTGAAGCTGGCGCCGCTGTGGACGCTGATTCCGCTGTGCGTGGCGATGGCCGCCGGCACCGCCTTCCGCAATGCCTGGAGCGGCCCCTACCTGGCAGAGGTGTTCGGCCTGGGTTCAGCGACGCGCGGCGTGGCGCTGACGCTGCTGAGCCTGGCCGGCTTCCTGACCGCCTTCCTGCTGCCGGTGCTGGTCCGCCGCAGCACGCTCAAGACCACCATCGCCGCGTGGTCGTGCTTTGCCATGTCGGGAGCGATCCTGCTGGCGCTGTGGCCGGCCACCGGCATCGGCTACGCCGTGGCGATGATGGCGCTGCTGTCGACCATCGGCATGCTGCATCCGCTGGTGATGGCGCAGGGGCGCGGGCTGATCCCGCCATCGCAGCGCGGCCGGGGGCTGGGACTGCTGAATACCTTCGTGTTCCTCGGCTCGGCGCTGACGTCATGGGCCTTCGGGCTGATTGCCAATGCGGGGCATGTGCGGCAGTGGCCGGTGGCGTCGACGTATGCGGCGATCTTCGTATCCGCGGCGGTACTGGTCGCGCTGTCGCTGATCCCGTATTTCTTCAGTCCGCCGCATCCCGCCAACTGA
- a CDS encoding Bug family tripartite tricarboxylate transporter substrate binding protein, which yields MASTLRPVRGRRAWLTRGLAGMLAAASLAVPLAAGAETWPARPIQLLIPYPPGGSADLLARPVAAKLQEKLGQPVVLDYRPGAGGTIATQALARAKPDGYTLIMVLAAHAINASLYPKLPYDTRKDFAPVSLVANLPMILAGSSSLRANNVQELIAEAKANPGKLTFASAGNGNTGHLAGELFDSVAGIKMTHVPYKGSAQVVTAMLSGEVQLTFDSISTTLPHVKSGKLRALAVTGSQRAAVAPDVPTLAEAGVPGISITGWYAVLAPAGTPQPVVDRLSTEIATVLRQPDLKATLATNGYEPVGSTPAALRTHIDAEINRWSKVVKDSGAQIQ from the coding sequence ATGGCATCCACCCTGCGCCCCGTCCGGGGCCGTCGTGCATGGCTCACCCGCGGACTGGCCGGCATGCTGGCCGCCGCGTCGCTGGCCGTACCGCTTGCCGCCGGCGCCGAGACCTGGCCCGCGCGGCCGATCCAGCTGCTGATTCCCTACCCGCCCGGCGGCAGCGCCGACCTGCTGGCGCGCCCGGTGGCCGCCAAGCTGCAGGAGAAGCTGGGCCAGCCGGTGGTGCTCGACTACCGGCCCGGCGCCGGGGGCACCATCGCCACGCAGGCGCTGGCGCGCGCCAAGCCGGACGGGTACACGCTGATCATGGTGCTGGCCGCACATGCCATCAATGCGAGCCTGTATCCCAAGCTGCCGTATGACACCCGCAAGGACTTCGCGCCGGTGTCGCTGGTGGCCAACCTGCCGATGATCCTGGCCGGCAGCTCGTCGCTGCGCGCAAACAACGTGCAGGAACTGATCGCGGAGGCAAAGGCCAATCCCGGCAAACTGACCTTCGCCTCGGCCGGCAACGGCAATACCGGGCATCTGGCCGGGGAGCTCTTCGATTCCGTGGCCGGCATCAAGATGACGCATGTCCCGTACAAGGGCAGCGCGCAAGTGGTGACGGCGATGCTGTCGGGCGAGGTCCAGCTGACCTTCGACAGCATCTCGACAACGCTGCCGCACGTGAAGAGCGGCAAGCTGCGCGCGTTGGCGGTGACCGGCAGCCAGCGCGCCGCGGTCGCGCCTGACGTGCCGACGCTGGCCGAAGCCGGCGTGCCAGGCATCAGCATCACTGGCTGGTACGCCGTGCTGGCACCGGCCGGCACGCCGCAGCCGGTGGTCGACCGCCTCAGCACCGAGATCGCCACGGTGCTGCGCCAGCCCGACCTGAAGGCCACGCTGGCAACCAATGGCTATGAGCCGGTCGGCTCCACGCCCGCCGCGCTGCGCACGCATATCGATGCCGAGATCAACCGCTGGAGCAAGGTAGTGAAGGACTCCGGCGCGCAGATCCAGTAA
- a CDS encoding class I adenylate-forming enzyme family protein, with protein sequence MTQTTTQPIQPAPLTRPFTTMSVLVREHATERPTQPALMHDGRVLDYAGLDAAMDRIAAALARDSVRPGEAIAICANSSIEYAAVYLGAVRAGVVVAPLAPSSTPESLAGMAADAGARILFTDAAVAAALQPVRAQVAGTPIVTLDGSDAGQPYADWLAPAGTPVQEPGIRPEMPLNIIYSSGTTGKPKGIVQSHGMRWAHVSRGAATGYGTDAVTLLSTPLYSNTTLASFFPTIGLGGTAILMAKFDAGKYLTLAQQHRVTHTMLVPVQYQRLLAHPDFDSHDLSSFRQKFCTSAPFSPALKAEVLRRWPGGLTELYGMTEGGGSCLLHAHQFPDKLHTVGRPAPNADIRIIDDEGRELPPGSTGEVVGRSPAMMNGYHNQPEKTAETEWHDAQGNRFIRTGDIGRFDEDGFLLLLDRKKDMIISGGFNIYPSDIEAVVREHPAVAEVSVVGVPSERWGETPVGFVALRAGSGATAQDVLAWANERLGKTQRLADLHVVDSLPRSAIGKVLKRELRDRLALA encoded by the coding sequence ATGACCCAGACGACCACCCAGCCCATCCAGCCCGCCCCGCTCACCCGCCCTTTCACCACCATGTCCGTGCTCGTGCGCGAGCACGCCACCGAACGCCCCACGCAGCCCGCGCTGATGCATGACGGGCGCGTGCTCGACTATGCCGGGCTGGACGCCGCCATGGACCGCATCGCCGCAGCGCTGGCGCGCGACAGCGTGCGCCCGGGCGAGGCCATCGCGATCTGCGCGAACTCGTCGATCGAATATGCCGCGGTCTATCTGGGCGCGGTGCGCGCCGGGGTGGTGGTGGCGCCGCTGGCACCGTCGTCGACGCCTGAAAGCCTGGCCGGCATGGCCGCCGACGCGGGTGCGCGCATCCTCTTCACCGATGCCGCGGTCGCGGCCGCCTTGCAGCCGGTACGCGCGCAAGTGGCGGGCACGCCCATCGTCACGCTCGATGGCAGCGACGCTGGCCAGCCGTATGCGGACTGGCTCGCCCCGGCCGGCACGCCGGTGCAGGAGCCCGGGATCCGCCCGGAAATGCCGCTGAACATCATCTATTCGTCCGGCACCACCGGCAAGCCCAAGGGCATCGTGCAGTCGCACGGCATGCGCTGGGCGCACGTGTCGCGCGGCGCGGCCACCGGCTACGGCACGGACGCGGTCACGCTGCTGTCGACGCCGCTGTACTCCAACACCACGCTGGCCAGCTTTTTCCCGACCATCGGCCTGGGCGGCACGGCGATCCTGATGGCCAAGTTCGATGCGGGCAAGTACCTGACGCTGGCGCAGCAGCACCGCGTCACGCACACCATGCTGGTGCCGGTGCAATACCAGCGCCTGCTGGCGCATCCGGACTTCGATAGCCATGACCTGTCGTCCTTCCGGCAGAAGTTCTGCACCAGCGCACCGTTCAGCCCGGCGCTGAAGGCCGAGGTGCTGCGCCGTTGGCCGGGAGGGCTCACCGAGCTGTACGGCATGACCGAAGGCGGCGGCAGCTGCCTTTTGCACGCGCACCAGTTCCCCGACAAGCTGCATACCGTGGGCCGCCCCGCACCGAACGCCGACATCCGCATCATCGACGACGAAGGCCGCGAACTGCCGCCCGGCAGCACCGGCGAAGTGGTCGGCCGTTCGCCGGCCATGATGAACGGCTATCACAACCAGCCGGAGAAGACCGCCGAGACTGAATGGCACGACGCGCAGGGCAATCGCTTTATCCGCACCGGCGACATCGGCCGCTTCGATGAAGACGGCTTCCTGCTGCTGCTCGACCGCAAGAAGGACATGATCATCTCGGGCGGCTTCAACATCTATCCGAGCGATATCGAGGCGGTGGTGCGCGAGCATCCGGCAGTCGCCGAAGTATCGGTGGTGGGCGTGCCGTCGGAGCGCTGGGGCGAGACGCCAGTGGGCTTCGTCGCGCTGCGCGCGGGCAGCGGCGCCACGGCGCAGGACGTGCTGGCCTGGGCCAATGAGCGCCTGGGCAAGACCCAGCGGCTGGCGGACTTGCACGTGGTCGACAGCCTGCCGCGCAGTGCCATCGGCAAGGTGCTCAAGCGCGAGTTGCGCGACCGGCTCGCGCTGGCGTGA
- a CDS encoding CaiB/BaiF CoA transferase family protein, with translation MQPEQDAALLDGLTVLDLSQGIAGPYCGLVLRQQGARVIKVEPPGGDWSRNMGRIRAGQTAIAVACNAGKESVLLDARTDSGRAAIAQLAERADVVIQNFRPGVAERMGVGYDALAARNPALVYVSITGYGHAGPMAALPAVDTTVQAVSGLMHLNRDSAGQPRRIPFFLIDLNTGLYAAQHACAALFKAARHGSGRHVRLSLLETSAALQSYLLVDDAMFPDAEMAAANAPTGLFAAADGMLYISMLNDAMFVRLARVMGFDDWLGDAALRTSAGRLPRAAELNRRVAQAVAAQPLAHWEALLTEHDVLFGRVSHASDFLRSAQCGQAGVFGRLTLDGIGEVPWANLPGMAGMARPEGDAPTLGQHTEAVLAEFGISA, from the coding sequence ATGCAACCCGAACAAGACGCTGCGCTGCTCGACGGCCTGACGGTGCTGGACCTGAGCCAGGGCATCGCCGGCCCGTACTGTGGGCTGGTGTTGCGCCAGCAGGGCGCGCGCGTGATCAAGGTGGAGCCGCCCGGCGGCGACTGGTCGCGCAACATGGGCCGCATCCGCGCCGGCCAGACCGCGATCGCGGTGGCGTGCAATGCCGGCAAGGAAAGCGTCCTACTGGATGCGCGCACCGACAGCGGCCGCGCCGCCATCGCCCAACTGGCCGAGCGTGCCGACGTGGTGATCCAGAACTTCCGCCCCGGTGTTGCCGAGCGCATGGGCGTGGGCTATGACGCGCTGGCCGCGCGCAACCCGGCGCTGGTCTATGTGTCGATCACCGGCTACGGCCACGCTGGCCCGATGGCGGCGCTGCCGGCGGTCGATACCACCGTGCAGGCGGTCAGCGGGCTGATGCACCTGAATCGCGACAGCGCCGGCCAGCCGCGGCGCATCCCGTTCTTCCTGATCGACCTCAACACCGGACTCTATGCCGCCCAGCATGCGTGCGCGGCGTTGTTCAAGGCCGCACGCCATGGCAGCGGGCGCCATGTGAGGCTGTCGCTGCTGGAGACCAGCGCGGCGCTGCAATCGTACCTGCTGGTGGACGATGCCATGTTCCCCGACGCGGAAATGGCCGCGGCCAACGCACCGACCGGGTTGTTCGCGGCAGCGGACGGCATGCTCTACATCAGCATGCTCAACGACGCGATGTTCGTGCGGCTGGCGCGCGTGATGGGCTTTGACGACTGGCTCGGCGATGCCGCGCTGCGCACCAGTGCCGGCCGGCTGCCGCGCGCGGCGGAACTGAACCGGCGCGTGGCGCAGGCGGTGGCCGCGCAGCCGCTCGCGCACTGGGAAGCGCTGCTGACCGAGCACGACGTGCTGTTCGGCCGCGTCAGTCACGCAAGTGATTTCCTGCGCAGCGCGCAATGCGGGCAGGCGGGCGTATTCGGCCGATTGACGCTGGATGGGATTGGCGAGGTGCCCTGGGCGAACCTGCCGGGCATGGCAGGCATGGCGCGGCCCGAGGGCGATGCGCCCACGCTGGGCCAGCACACCGAGGCGGTGCTGGCGGAGTTCGGCATCAGCGCCTGA